The Streptococcus downei MFe28 DNA window AACTTGATAGTCTCTAACATATAATCCATGATTTTATCCTCCTCTTCTTTCTAAGTCTATTTTAGAAAAAAAGTTTAAGGACTTTATCAGGTTAATAAAAAAACGCCAGAAAAATTCTAACGTTTTCATGAAATTTAGATATAAGAAGTTCACCCCGAACCTCTTTTTTCTTTTCTTAGAAAAAGCTTTTTACAATGACTGAGCCAAAGCCCATGATGAAGCCAGCTAGGATAACACCTGCGATGACAGCGATGATGCTGTTTTTGAACTTAAGGTCAAGGATGGAGGCTGCTAGGGTGCCTGTCCAGGCTCCTGTTCCTGGTAGGGGAATACCAACGAAGAGAAAGAGGGCGAAATAAAGGCCCTTGTCGCCAGCACTCTTAGCCAACTTTTGGCCCCCATTGTGGCCCTTTTTGAGACACCAGCTAAAGAAGCCACCGATGACAGGCTTATCAGCCCCCCATTCTAAGACTCGACGGGCAAAGAAGAAGATAATAGGCACGGGCAACATATTACCGATGACGCCGATAATAATAGCCTGCCACATGGGGAGACCCACGCCGATACCATAGGGAACAGCTCCCCGCAATTCGACGAGGGGAATCATAGAAATGAGGAAGGTAATCAAATACTTCATAGAATTTTTTATCCTTTTGCTTATAAAAGTGAGCTAATGAGTTGGTTGATCTGGTCAAAATAAAAGGGATTTTCCTGATAGGCAATACCAGTATGGCGGGCTAACTTGATAATCATCTCTAGGAAAGAACAAGAGGAAAAGCCAGTCGTCTCATGTAAAATCTTTTCATCAAAGGGTTTGATGAGATGGGCCAGAGGATTGCGGACCGACTTCTCCATATCCCTAAGAAAGGTCACATCCTTCTTGAGCGAGCCCGAAATGGGAAGCAGGTCAATTAAGGCCACCAGACTTCTGGAAGTCACCCTGGGATCCTGCCAGGTTCTGGCAAAGTCTTGTAGGGCTTGATCTTGTGAGTCTTCCATCTGGATAAATTTCCAAGAATCGTAACTAGAGTCCTTGGAATTTTTGATATAGGCTGTCAAATCAGGAATCTCCCTCTCAATCAAGCGCAGGAAAAGCCGATAGAGAATGGGGCTGACGGCTCGGACAAAATCAATGATGTCCTCAGACCTAACCTTGGCCTGCAGGTCCATGATATAATTGGCCAACAACTCCTGTTCTTGGGGATTGGCTGTTAATGAGCACTGATAAGCCTCTTGAAAATGCTGGATCGTCTTGGGCTCATAAAGTTCGTTAATGGCTAACTGCCGTCGCTTCTTCATCAAATATAGGAGGGTCTTGGCATCCGGATTTATCGCCTGCTTTTCCACAAGACGATAGGCCGAAGCATAGTCGTAATGCTGGATGAGGATGACCAGGGTTTCCTTTAGGGTCTGCTTATCCATTTTAGGCAATCAGGGTTTCTAGACCGACGGTCATCATGTCGGTAAAGGTAGTTTGCCGTTCTTGGGCTGTGGTGTCCTCTTCTGGATGAACCAAGCTGTCAGAGACGGTCATAATGCCCAAGGCTTGGACCTGATATTGGGCCGCCAAATAATAGAGGGCTGCGGCTTCCATCTCAATAGCCTTGACCCCAAGGGTTCCCAGTTTTAGGTTGCGCTCTGGCATACTAGAATAAAAGACATCTGAAGACAGAACAGAACCTACATGGGTGGTCATGCCCAAATCCTCAGCAATATGGTAGGCCTTATCCAGGAGGTCGAAGTCCGCAATTTGCGGGAAGTCGTATTCAGGGAAGTCATTGCGAATAATCTTGGAATTGGTAGCTGCGGCTTGGGCCAGAACCAGCTCGCGCACATGGACATCTGGATCAATGGAACCGGCTGTTCCCACCCGAATCAGCTTCTTGACACCATAGTCAACAATCAATTCGTGGGCATAGATGGAGATGGAGGGCATCCCCATCCCGGTTCCCATGACAGAGACCTTTTGACCCTTGTAGGTTCCAGTATAGCCTAGCATGCCACGGATATGATTAAAGCAGACTGGATTTTCTAAAAAGTTTTCAGCGATGAATTTGGCCCGCAAGGGATCACCTGGCAAGAGAATTTTATCAGCAATCTCTCCTGGGGCTGCTTCGATATGAATAGACATAAGTTAATTCCTCAATTTCTATAAAATAAGCGTGATTCAAAAAATTTAGTCAGAGTGACTGTAAACAGGATGGGTATCAGAAGGACGGGCTGGGAATGAGTGAAGCCAATCACTAGCCCAGAAGCCGTCAAGGGAGCCTTCATGGTAATAGCCAAAAAACTGGCTGCCCCTGCTAGCATAAAGAGTTCAGGGCCTTGGACAGGAATCAAGCCACTGACGACCTGACAGACCATAAGCCCCAGTAAACTTCCTAAAGCAAAGGAAGGAGTCAGGGTACCACCATAGGCCCCGCTGACCAAGCTAAGAAGGACCAGGCCAGCCTTGAGGGCAAAAAGAACAAGGGCAGTCCGCAAACTTAAACCGTTGAAGGCCGATTGCGCCAGGGCGCTACCATTGCCTAGAACGGTTGGAAAAATCAGGGCAGTCGCTCCGACTAGAGCGCCTGTCAAGGGCAGGCTGAGCCAGATGGTCTTGTCCTTGCGTCGCCATTTGCCAGCAAGGCCATTGAGACGCTTGAAAATCCCCGCCAGGAGTGCGGTCAGAATTGCCAGAAGAAGCAAGAGGCCCAGACTAGTCCAGAACCCTAGATGAGTGGTCATAGCTCGCAAGTGATAGTTGGGATTACTAGTAACAATGGGATTGGAGACCCAGGTCGCCAGATAGGTAGTGACCAGAACCACCAGCAGATTGCGAAGGGAAAGGGCCACCGCCAATACTTCAAAAGCAAAGAAGAATGAGGACAAGGGCACCTGATAGACAGCTGCCAGTC harbors:
- a CDS encoding chloride channel protein, whose product is MKTYHYGLRFWLAVCLTGLLGGLAGIAMHELLNLVEMLVFGHSDDDYLSLVRSLSAGSRFAGIFIISIIAAAVWYWLQKAPYQIISVRQSLKHPKRLHSFLRQVIHSLLQIVFVGAGGPIGKEGAPRELGALFAGRIAVGFKLKSKDAYLLIASGAAAGLAAVYQVPLSSFFFAFEVLAVALSLRNLLVVLVTTYLATWVSNPIVTSNPNYHLRAMTTHLGFWTSLGLLLLLAILTALLAGIFKRLNGLAGKWRRKDKTIWLSLPLTGALVGATALIFPTVLGNGSALAQSAFNGLSLRTALVLFALKAGLVLLSLVSGAYGGTLTPSFALGSLLGLMVCQVVSGLIPVQGPELFMLAGAASFLAITMKAPLTASGLVIGFTHSQPVLLIPILFTVTLTKFFESRLFYRN
- the deoD gene encoding purine-nucleoside phosphorylase yields the protein MSIHIEAAPGEIADKILLPGDPLRAKFIAENFLENPVCFNHIRGMLGYTGTYKGQKVSVMGTGMGMPSISIYAHELIVDYGVKKLIRVGTAGSIDPDVHVRELVLAQAAATNSKIIRNDFPEYDFPQIADFDLLDKAYHIAEDLGMTTHVGSVLSSDVFYSSMPERNLKLGTLGVKAIEMEAAALYYLAAQYQVQALGIMTVSDSLVHPEEDTTAQERQTTFTDMMTVGLETLIA
- a CDS encoding COG2426 family protein; amino-acid sequence: MKYLITFLISMIPLVELRGAVPYGIGVGLPMWQAIIIGVIGNMLPVPIIFFFARRVLEWGADKPVIGGFFSWCLKKGHNGGQKLAKSAGDKGLYFALFLFVGIPLPGTGAWTGTLAASILDLKFKNSIIAVIAGVILAGFIMGFGSVIVKSFF